The Enterobacter asburiae genome window below encodes:
- the artJ gene encoding arginine ABC transporter substrate-binding protein ArtJ has translation MKKLVLAALLATFAAGASAADKINFGVSATYPPFESLDASNQIVGFDIDLAKALCKQMQADCTFTNHAFDSLIPSLKFKKYDAVISGMDITPERSKQVAFTDPYYANSAVVIAKKGAYTSFEQLKGKRIGMENGTTHQKYLQDKHPEVKTVAYDSYQNAIIDLKNGRIDGVFGDTAVVNEWLKTNPQLGTATEKVTDPQYFGTGLGIAVRPDNKALLEKLNGALKAIKADGTYQKISEQWFPQ, from the coding sequence ATGAAAAAGTTAGTTCTGGCCGCATTACTCGCCACCTTCGCCGCTGGCGCATCCGCAGCTGATAAAATCAATTTTGGCGTGTCCGCCACCTATCCGCCGTTTGAATCGCTGGATGCCAGCAACCAGATCGTCGGTTTCGATATCGACCTGGCGAAAGCGCTGTGCAAACAAATGCAGGCCGACTGCACCTTTACCAACCATGCCTTCGACAGCCTGATCCCGTCGCTGAAATTTAAAAAATACGACGCGGTGATCTCCGGGATGGACATCACGCCTGAGCGCAGCAAGCAGGTCGCGTTCACCGACCCGTACTATGCCAACTCTGCGGTCGTGATTGCGAAGAAAGGCGCTTATACCTCTTTCGAGCAGCTGAAAGGCAAACGCATCGGGATGGAAAACGGCACCACGCACCAGAAATACCTCCAGGACAAGCATCCTGAAGTGAAAACCGTCGCCTATGACAGCTATCAGAACGCGATTATCGACCTGAAAAATGGCCGCATCGACGGCGTGTTCGGCGATACCGCCGTGGTGAACGAATGGCTGAAAACCAATCCGCAGCTGGGCACCGCAACCGAGAAAGTGACCGATCCGCAGTACTTCGGTACGGGCCTCGGCATCGCGGTACGTCCGGATAACAAGGCCCTGCTGGAAAAACTGAACGGCGCGCTGAAAGCGATTAAAGCGGACGGTACGTATCAGAAAATCAGCGAGCAGTGGTTCCCGCAGTAA